In Paralichthys olivaceus isolate ysfri-2021 chromosome 1, ASM2471397v2, whole genome shotgun sequence, the following are encoded in one genomic region:
- the fhod1 gene encoding FH1/FH2 domain-containing protein 1 isoform X3, producing MASIVCRVQFLEDSDPFICTNFPEPRRPPTVKVEENLPLSEQIPGIHKLLEPPLKLEECTLQLSPNGNYLDLDSSLSEQRDELESFYEDVKKGKKPILILRTQLSVRVHSILEKLYNSQGPELRRSLFSLKQLFQDDKDLVPEFVASEGLTCFIQVGAEADHNYQNYILRALSQIMLFVDGMNGVINHNETVQWLYTLTGSLSRLVVKTSLKLLIVFVEYSESNSPLLINAVNTVDTRRGVKSWSYVMDVLEERNGSDTELLMFAMTLINKTLAVLPDQDSFYDVTDSLEQLGMENIIHKHMNNKITETDLRAQFAVYETALRNEDGEVDDSAPHVRKERRKMVTSDQEGRRSRRTSNQNLPDLLSSSAGSSPSTSPIPPVFSPSSANNPISPTISSASSPSPTAGLGSRASSPLSSEPDSPTPSPSGSHRGSPLPPHTAANGTMTAEQDTKTPSSPSRSFLSHHMLALGLGRRSRLFSKASSISEESSAAGSSSPTDVVFQEKSSQLNPEQSSNKAEPKSGFKGGFLRSLAATQWEKKRRSKQFSQSRLSSSDDVITPSFQPAADEGGGATESSRHASSGSDANGHSQNDPTTDTAADTSEDTGSFQAGGEDHGGRGRVLERLSSIKARSVEPSAASESSASRRAELEGLEGSAQAALARLAEERQSRYIRQQSSIDVEGPARRLETTQMTPLGPGGPADAWDQLQPSAAALRIKDLDFSDLLDEEDIDVLDMDTLDSTSASACFSGIPPAPPPPPGMAPPPPPPPPPPPGGMAPPPPPPPPPGAPPLPPPPPSSLAASTLKKKKTVKLFWRELKQADRPERCRFGRGTVWASLDKVAVDTARLEHLFESKAKELHVAKKGPETKKSEILVLDSKRSNAINIGMTVLPAVHVIKTAILNFDEFAISKEGIEKILTMTPTDEEKQRIQEAQLANPDVPLGTAEQFLCSLASISALTPRLQLWAFKLNYEALEKEIAEPLFDLKLGMEQLASNQTFRRILATLLAIGNFLNSSSAKGFELGYLEKVVEVKDTVHRQSLLHHTCSLVVENYPESSDVYSEVPAITRSAKVDFELLAENLVQLERRCKASWDNLKVVTKHEMKAGLKNKMTDFLKDCTQRIIILKVVHRRVINRFHSFLLFLGQPSSSIRDIKVTSFCRIISEFALEYRTTRERVVTLKRKRAAHRERTKTRGKMITETEKFSGAVPHPDSPSPVSVSTEAESAQEEEHENMKNLLISSDVSLSVDPRGLRRSRAVRSLGRVSPCQMSVARDDGTSSQDDATDEIMDRLVKSVTQNPSDRASSPKTRKRSRLNRKSLRRTLRSGLSLDVVQALGLSNKTGDKV from the exons ATGGCCTCCATCGTCTGCCGGGTCCAGTTCCTGGAGGACTCGGACCCGTTCATCTGTACAAACTTCCCCGAACCTCGGAGACCTCCGACGGTGAAGGTGGAGGAGAACCTGCCGCTCAGCGAGCAGATCCCCGGGATCCACAAGCTGCTGGAGCCGCCGCTGAAG TTGGAGGAGTGCACTCTTCAGTTGTCTCCTAATGGGAACTACCTGGACCTGGACTCGTCGTTGTCGGAGCAGAGAGACGAGCTGGAGAGTTTCTACGAAGACGTGAA aaaaggaaagaagCCGATTCTGATCCTGAGGACTCAGCTCTCTGTTCGTGTTCACTCCATCCTCG AGAAACTGTACAACTCTCAGGGTCCAGAGCTCAGAcgctctctgttctctctcaaACAGCTTTTCCAG GATGATAAAGACCTGGTTCCAGAGTTCGTGGCGTCTGAGGGTTTGACATGTTTCATTCAGGTTGGAGCCGAGGCCGACCACAACTATCAGAACTACATCCTGCGAG ccCTCAGTCAGATCATGCTCTTTGTGGACGGGATGAATGGAGTGATAAACCACAACGAGACGGTTCAGTGGCTCTACACTCTGACAGGAAGTCTG TCTCGTCTGGTGGTGAAAACGTCTCTGAAGCTTCTCATCGTGTTTGTGGAATATTCAGAGTCCAACAGTCCTCTGCTGATCAACGCTGTGAACACGGTGGACACAcgcagag GTGTGAAGTCGTGGAGTTACGTGATGGATGTTCTGGAGGAGAGAAACGGCTCCGACACTGAGCTGCTCATGTTCGCCATGACGCTCATCAACAAG actctGGCAGTACTTCCTGATCAGGACTCGTTCTACGACGTCACAGACAGTCTGGAGCAGCTGGGGATGGAAAACATCAtccacaaacacatgaacaacaagaTTACGGAGACCGACCTGCGGGCTCAGTTCGCTGTGTACGAG acagCTCTGAGAAACGAGGACGGCGAGGTCGACGACTCCGCCCCTCACGTCcgtaaagaaagaagaaagatggTCACCAGCGatcaggagggaaggaggagccGTCGCACGTCCAATCAAAACCTCCCCGAcctcctgtcttcctctgcaggctcctccccctccacctcacCCATCCCCCctgtcttctctccctcctccgcGAACAACCCCATCTCCCCCACCATCTCCTCCGCCTCTTCTCCGAGCCCCACGGCGGGACTCGGCAGCAGGGCCTCGTCTCCGCTGAGCTCCGAGCCCGACAGTCCCACCCCCAGTCCGTCTGGGTCTCATAGAGGGTCCCCACTGCCCCCTCACACCGCCGCCAATGGCACCATGACCGCAGAGCAGGACACGAAGACGCCATCCAGCCC GAGTCGCTCTTTCCTCAGTCACCACATGTTGGCCCTTGGTCTGGGCAGGAGGTCCAGACTATTCTCCAAAGCCAGCTCCATCTCTGAGGAGTCTTCAGCGGCCGGCAG CTCGTCCCCCACAGACGTCGTCTTTCAGGAGAAGTCATCCCAGTTGAATCCGGAGCAGTCGAGCAACAAGGCGGAGCCTAAGAGCGGATTCAA agGTGGCTTCCTGCGCAGCCTGGCCGCCACACagtgggagaaaaagagaagaagtaaACAGTTCAGCCAGTCCAGGCTGTCCTCGTCTGATGACGTCATAACCCCGAGCTTTCAGCCCGCTGCAGATGAGGGGGGAGGGGCCACAGAGTCGTCACGTCACg CTTCCAGCGGCTCGGACGCAAACGGACACTCCCAGAATGACCCGACCACCGATACCGCCGCTGACACCAGCGAGGACACGGGGAGCTTCCAGGCCG GTGGAGAAGACCATGGCGGTCGGGGTCGTGTGTTGGAGCGTCTGTCCAGCATCAAAGCGCGCTCAGTGGAGCCCTCTGCAGCCTCCGAGAGCAGCGCCTCCCGCAGGGCGGAGCTGGAGGGGCTGGAAGGATCCGCCCAGGCAGCGCTGGCTCGACTGGCTGAAGAACGACAG AGCCGTTACATccggcagcagagcagcatcgaCGTGGAGGGCCCCGCCCGCCGCCTGGAGACCACCCAGATGACCCCGCTGGGCCCCGGGGGTCCTGCCGACGCCTGGGACCAGCTGCAGCCGAGCGCCGCTGCCCTGCGCATCAAAGACCTGGACTTCTCCGACCTGCTGGACGAGGAGGACATCGACGTGTTGGACATGGACACGCTCGACTCCACCTCCGCCTCCGCCTGCTTCTCTGGCATCCCTCCcgcaccccctcctcccccaggcatggctccccctcctcctcctcccccacctccaccacctgGGGGCAtggctcctcctccaccacctccccctcctccaggtgctcctcctcttcctcctcctcccccctcgtCCTTGGCGGCGTCCacgctgaagaagaagaagacggtGAAGTTGTTCTGGAGGGAGCTGAAGCAGGCTGACAGACCTGAGAGGTGTCGTTTCGGCCGGGGGACGGTGTGGGCGTCTCTCGACAAGGTGGCGGTGGACACCGCCCGCCTCGAACACCTGTTTGAGTCTAAGGCAAAGGAGCTTCACGTCGCCAAG AAAGGACCTGAGACCAAGAAGTCTGAGATTCTGGTTCTGGACTCGAAGAGAAGCAACGCCATCAACATCGGTATGACTGTGCTGCCGGCCGTCCACGTCATCAAGACCGCCATCCTCAACTTTGACGAGTTCGCCATCAGCAAGGAGGGGATAGAG AAGATCCTGACCATGACCCCCACCGacgaggagaagcagaggatcCAGGAGGCTCAACTGGCCAATCCTGACGTCCCTCTGGGCACGGCCGAGCAGTTCCTGTGCAGCCTGGCCTCCATCAGTGCCTTGACCCCCCGACTGCAGCTGTGGGCCTTTAAGCTCAACTACGAGGCTCTGGAGAAG GAGATCGCAGAGCCGCTGTTCGACCTGAAGCTGGGCATGGAGCAGCTGGCGTCCAATCAGACCTTCAGGAGGATCTTGGCGACGCTGCTCGCCATCGGAAACTTTCTCAACAGCTCCAGC gctAAAGGCTTTGAGCTGGGTTACCTGGAGAaggtggtggaggtgaaggACACTGTTCACCGTCAGTCTCTGCTCCATCACACCTGCAGCCTGGTGGTGGAAAATTACCCAGAATCCTCTGACGTCTACTCGGAGGTTCCTGCCATCACTCGCTCTGCCAAG GTGGACTTCGAGCTGCTCGCAGAGAACCTGGTCCAGCTGGAGAGACGCTGCAAAGCATCATGGGACAACCTGAAGGTGGTCACCAAACACGAAATGAAGGCAGGGCTAAAGAACAAGATGACGGACTTCCTGAAGGACTGTACACAAAGGATCATCATCCTGAAGGTGGTGCACCGCAGGGTCATTAACAg gttccACTCCTTCCTGCTGTTCCTGGGTCAGCCGTCATCATCAATCAGAGACATTAAGGTCACGAGCTTCTGTCGCATCATCAGCGAGTTCGCTCTCGAGTATCGAACGACCAGAGAGCGAGTCGTCACCCTGAAACGAAAACGAGCCGCTCACCGAGAGAGAACCAAGACCAGAGGCAAGATGATCACCGAG ACGGAGAAGTTCTCGGGGGCGGTGCCTCACCCGGACAGTCCCTCCCCTGTCTCCGTGTCGACAGAGGCGGAGTCggctcaggaggaggagcatgagAACATGAAGAACCTGTTGATCAGCAGCGACGTCAGTCTGAGTGTCGACCCGAGAGGCCTGAGACGCTCCAGAGCCGTCCGCA GTCTCGGCAGGGTGAGTCCGTGTCAGATGTCTGTAGCCAGAGACGACGGGACCAGCTCCCAGGACGACGCCACAGACGAAATCATGGACCGACTGGTCAAATCCGTTACTCAGAATCCCTCAGACAGAGCTTCAAGCCCCAAGACCCGCAAACGCTCCCGACTCAACAGGAAGTCAT tgagGAGGACTCTGAGGAGCGGCCTCAGTCTGGACGTGGTTCAGGCTCTGGGACTCAGCAACAAGACGGGAGACAAAGTCTGA
- the fhod1 gene encoding FH1/FH2 domain-containing protein 1 isoform X4: MASIVCRVQFLEDSDPFICTNFPEPRRPPTVKVEENLPLSEQIPGIHKLLEPPLKLEECTLQLSPNGNYLDLDSSLSEQRDELESFYEDVKKGKKPILILRTQLSVRVHSILEKLYNSQGPELRRSLFSLKQLFQDDKDLVPEFVASEGLTCFIQVGAEADHNYQNYILRALSQIMLFVDGMNGVINHNETVQWLYTLTGSLSRLVVKTSLKLLIVFVEYSESNSPLLINAVNTVDTRRGVKSWSYVMDVLEERNGSDTELLMFAMTLINKTLAVLPDQDSFYDVTDSLEQLGMENIIHKHMNNKITETDLRAQFAVYETALRNEDGEVDDSAPHVRKERRKMVTSDQEGRRSRRTSNQNLPDLLSSSAGSSPSTSPIPPVFSPSSANNPISPTISSASSPSPTAGLGSRASSPLSSEPDSPTPSPSGSHRGSPLPPHTAANGTMTAEQDTKTPSSPSSPTDVVFQEKSSQLNPEQSSNKAEPKSGFNSGESDSLFCSDDCNVNQDKPVLKRFEGGFLRSLAATQWEKKRRSKQFSQSRLSSSDDVITPSFQPAADEGGGATESSRHASSGSDANGHSQNDPTTDTAADTSEDTGSFQAGGEDHGGRGRVLERLSSIKARSVEPSAASESSASRRAELEGLEGSAQAALARLAEERQSRYIRQQSSIDVEGPARRLETTQMTPLGPGGPADAWDQLQPSAAALRIKDLDFSDLLDEEDIDVLDMDTLDSTSASACFSGIPPAPPPPPGMAPPPPPPPPPPPGGMAPPPPPPPPPGAPPLPPPPPSSLAASTLKKKKTVKLFWRELKQADRPERCRFGRGTVWASLDKVAVDTARLEHLFESKAKELHVAKKGPETKKSEILVLDSKRSNAINIGMTVLPAVHVIKTAILNFDEFAISKEGIEKILTMTPTDEEKQRIQEAQLANPDVPLGTAEQFLCSLASISALTPRLQLWAFKLNYEALEKEIAEPLFDLKLGMEQLASNQTFRRILATLLAIGNFLNSSSAKGFELGYLEKVVEVKDTVHRQSLLHHTCSLVVENYPESSDVYSEVPAITRSAKVDFELLAENLVQLERRCKASWDNLKVVTKHEMKAGLKNKMTDFLKDCTQRIIILKVVHRRVINRFHSFLLFLGQPSSSIRDIKVTSFCRIISEFALEYRTTRERVVTLKRKRAAHRERTKTRGKMITETEKFSGAVPHPDSPSPVSVSTEAESAQEEEHENMKNLLISSDVSLSVDPRGLRRSRAVRSLGRVSPCQMSVARDDGTSSQDDATDEIMDRLVKSVTQNPSDRASSPKTRKRSRLNRKSLRRTLRSGLSLDVVQALGLSNKTGDKV; the protein is encoded by the exons ATGGCCTCCATCGTCTGCCGGGTCCAGTTCCTGGAGGACTCGGACCCGTTCATCTGTACAAACTTCCCCGAACCTCGGAGACCTCCGACGGTGAAGGTGGAGGAGAACCTGCCGCTCAGCGAGCAGATCCCCGGGATCCACAAGCTGCTGGAGCCGCCGCTGAAG TTGGAGGAGTGCACTCTTCAGTTGTCTCCTAATGGGAACTACCTGGACCTGGACTCGTCGTTGTCGGAGCAGAGAGACGAGCTGGAGAGTTTCTACGAAGACGTGAA aaaaggaaagaagCCGATTCTGATCCTGAGGACTCAGCTCTCTGTTCGTGTTCACTCCATCCTCG AGAAACTGTACAACTCTCAGGGTCCAGAGCTCAGAcgctctctgttctctctcaaACAGCTTTTCCAG GATGATAAAGACCTGGTTCCAGAGTTCGTGGCGTCTGAGGGTTTGACATGTTTCATTCAGGTTGGAGCCGAGGCCGACCACAACTATCAGAACTACATCCTGCGAG ccCTCAGTCAGATCATGCTCTTTGTGGACGGGATGAATGGAGTGATAAACCACAACGAGACGGTTCAGTGGCTCTACACTCTGACAGGAAGTCTG TCTCGTCTGGTGGTGAAAACGTCTCTGAAGCTTCTCATCGTGTTTGTGGAATATTCAGAGTCCAACAGTCCTCTGCTGATCAACGCTGTGAACACGGTGGACACAcgcagag GTGTGAAGTCGTGGAGTTACGTGATGGATGTTCTGGAGGAGAGAAACGGCTCCGACACTGAGCTGCTCATGTTCGCCATGACGCTCATCAACAAG actctGGCAGTACTTCCTGATCAGGACTCGTTCTACGACGTCACAGACAGTCTGGAGCAGCTGGGGATGGAAAACATCAtccacaaacacatgaacaacaagaTTACGGAGACCGACCTGCGGGCTCAGTTCGCTGTGTACGAG acagCTCTGAGAAACGAGGACGGCGAGGTCGACGACTCCGCCCCTCACGTCcgtaaagaaagaagaaagatggTCACCAGCGatcaggagggaaggaggagccGTCGCACGTCCAATCAAAACCTCCCCGAcctcctgtcttcctctgcaggctcctccccctccacctcacCCATCCCCCctgtcttctctccctcctccgcGAACAACCCCATCTCCCCCACCATCTCCTCCGCCTCTTCTCCGAGCCCCACGGCGGGACTCGGCAGCAGGGCCTCGTCTCCGCTGAGCTCCGAGCCCGACAGTCCCACCCCCAGTCCGTCTGGGTCTCATAGAGGGTCCCCACTGCCCCCTCACACCGCCGCCAATGGCACCATGACCGCAGAGCAGGACACGAAGACGCCATCCAGCCC CTCGTCCCCCACAGACGTCGTCTTTCAGGAGAAGTCATCCCAGTTGAATCCGGAGCAGTCGAGCAACAAGGCGGAGCCTAAGAGCGGATTCAA CTCTGGGGAGTCTGACTCGCTCTTCTG ctcagatgACTGTAATGTAAATCAGGACAAGCCGGTTCTAAAGAGGTTTGA agGTGGCTTCCTGCGCAGCCTGGCCGCCACACagtgggagaaaaagagaagaagtaaACAGTTCAGCCAGTCCAGGCTGTCCTCGTCTGATGACGTCATAACCCCGAGCTTTCAGCCCGCTGCAGATGAGGGGGGAGGGGCCACAGAGTCGTCACGTCACg CTTCCAGCGGCTCGGACGCAAACGGACACTCCCAGAATGACCCGACCACCGATACCGCCGCTGACACCAGCGAGGACACGGGGAGCTTCCAGGCCG GTGGAGAAGACCATGGCGGTCGGGGTCGTGTGTTGGAGCGTCTGTCCAGCATCAAAGCGCGCTCAGTGGAGCCCTCTGCAGCCTCCGAGAGCAGCGCCTCCCGCAGGGCGGAGCTGGAGGGGCTGGAAGGATCCGCCCAGGCAGCGCTGGCTCGACTGGCTGAAGAACGACAG AGCCGTTACATccggcagcagagcagcatcgaCGTGGAGGGCCCCGCCCGCCGCCTGGAGACCACCCAGATGACCCCGCTGGGCCCCGGGGGTCCTGCCGACGCCTGGGACCAGCTGCAGCCGAGCGCCGCTGCCCTGCGCATCAAAGACCTGGACTTCTCCGACCTGCTGGACGAGGAGGACATCGACGTGTTGGACATGGACACGCTCGACTCCACCTCCGCCTCCGCCTGCTTCTCTGGCATCCCTCCcgcaccccctcctcccccaggcatggctccccctcctcctcctcccccacctccaccacctgGGGGCAtggctcctcctccaccacctccccctcctccaggtgctcctcctcttcctcctcctcccccctcgtCCTTGGCGGCGTCCacgctgaagaagaagaagacggtGAAGTTGTTCTGGAGGGAGCTGAAGCAGGCTGACAGACCTGAGAGGTGTCGTTTCGGCCGGGGGACGGTGTGGGCGTCTCTCGACAAGGTGGCGGTGGACACCGCCCGCCTCGAACACCTGTTTGAGTCTAAGGCAAAGGAGCTTCACGTCGCCAAG AAAGGACCTGAGACCAAGAAGTCTGAGATTCTGGTTCTGGACTCGAAGAGAAGCAACGCCATCAACATCGGTATGACTGTGCTGCCGGCCGTCCACGTCATCAAGACCGCCATCCTCAACTTTGACGAGTTCGCCATCAGCAAGGAGGGGATAGAG AAGATCCTGACCATGACCCCCACCGacgaggagaagcagaggatcCAGGAGGCTCAACTGGCCAATCCTGACGTCCCTCTGGGCACGGCCGAGCAGTTCCTGTGCAGCCTGGCCTCCATCAGTGCCTTGACCCCCCGACTGCAGCTGTGGGCCTTTAAGCTCAACTACGAGGCTCTGGAGAAG GAGATCGCAGAGCCGCTGTTCGACCTGAAGCTGGGCATGGAGCAGCTGGCGTCCAATCAGACCTTCAGGAGGATCTTGGCGACGCTGCTCGCCATCGGAAACTTTCTCAACAGCTCCAGC gctAAAGGCTTTGAGCTGGGTTACCTGGAGAaggtggtggaggtgaaggACACTGTTCACCGTCAGTCTCTGCTCCATCACACCTGCAGCCTGGTGGTGGAAAATTACCCAGAATCCTCTGACGTCTACTCGGAGGTTCCTGCCATCACTCGCTCTGCCAAG GTGGACTTCGAGCTGCTCGCAGAGAACCTGGTCCAGCTGGAGAGACGCTGCAAAGCATCATGGGACAACCTGAAGGTGGTCACCAAACACGAAATGAAGGCAGGGCTAAAGAACAAGATGACGGACTTCCTGAAGGACTGTACACAAAGGATCATCATCCTGAAGGTGGTGCACCGCAGGGTCATTAACAg gttccACTCCTTCCTGCTGTTCCTGGGTCAGCCGTCATCATCAATCAGAGACATTAAGGTCACGAGCTTCTGTCGCATCATCAGCGAGTTCGCTCTCGAGTATCGAACGACCAGAGAGCGAGTCGTCACCCTGAAACGAAAACGAGCCGCTCACCGAGAGAGAACCAAGACCAGAGGCAAGATGATCACCGAG ACGGAGAAGTTCTCGGGGGCGGTGCCTCACCCGGACAGTCCCTCCCCTGTCTCCGTGTCGACAGAGGCGGAGTCggctcaggaggaggagcatgagAACATGAAGAACCTGTTGATCAGCAGCGACGTCAGTCTGAGTGTCGACCCGAGAGGCCTGAGACGCTCCAGAGCCGTCCGCA GTCTCGGCAGGGTGAGTCCGTGTCAGATGTCTGTAGCCAGAGACGACGGGACCAGCTCCCAGGACGACGCCACAGACGAAATCATGGACCGACTGGTCAAATCCGTTACTCAGAATCCCTCAGACAGAGCTTCAAGCCCCAAGACCCGCAAACGCTCCCGACTCAACAGGAAGTCAT tgagGAGGACTCTGAGGAGCGGCCTCAGTCTGGACGTGGTTCAGGCTCTGGGACTCAGCAACAAGACGGGAGACAAAGTCTGA